A single window of Pseudoduganella plicata DNA harbors:
- the glyQ gene encoding glycine--tRNA ligase subunit alpha, with amino-acid sequence MLTFQQIILTLQSYWDKQGCALLQPYDMEVGAGTFHTGTFLRAIGPEPWRAAYVQPSRRPKDGRYGENPNRLQHYYQYQVVLKPAPENILDLYLGSLAALGLDLKQNDVRFVEDDWESPTLGAWGLGWEVWLNGMEVTQFTYFQQVGGLDCKPVLGEITYGIERLAMYLQGVENVYDLVWTEWEENGTKKTLKYGDVFHQNEVEQSTYNFEHANTELLFAQFSNHEAEAKRLVELQLTLPAYEQIMKASHSFNMLDARGAISVTERAAYIGRVRTLSRLVAQAYYDSRERLGFPMLGSATAE; translated from the coding sequence ATGCTCACATTTCAACAAATTATCCTGACCTTGCAATCCTACTGGGACAAGCAGGGTTGCGCCCTGCTCCAGCCATACGACATGGAAGTCGGCGCGGGCACCTTCCACACCGGTACGTTCCTGCGCGCGATCGGCCCGGAGCCCTGGCGCGCCGCCTACGTGCAGCCGTCGCGCCGTCCGAAGGATGGCCGCTATGGCGAGAACCCGAACCGCCTGCAGCATTACTATCAATATCAGGTCGTGCTGAAACCCGCGCCGGAAAACATCCTCGACCTGTACCTCGGTTCACTGGCCGCCCTGGGCCTGGACCTGAAGCAGAATGACGTGCGCTTCGTCGAAGACGACTGGGAAAGCCCGACCCTGGGCGCCTGGGGCCTCGGCTGGGAAGTCTGGCTGAACGGCATGGAAGTCACGCAGTTCACCTACTTCCAGCAAGTGGGCGGCCTCGATTGCAAGCCCGTGCTGGGCGAGATCACCTACGGCATCGAGCGCCTGGCCATGTACCTGCAGGGCGTCGAGAACGTGTATGACCTCGTATGGACCGAGTGGGAAGAGAACGGCACGAAGAAAACGCTGAAGTACGGCGACGTGTTCCACCAGAACGAAGTGGAGCAGTCGACGTACAACTTCGAGCACGCGAATACGGAACTGCTGTTCGCGCAGTTCTCGAACCATGAAGCGGAAGCGAAGCGCCTCGTTGAACTGCAGCTGACGCTGCCGGCCTATGAGCAGATCATGAAAGCGTCGCACAGCTTCAACATGCTGGACGCGCGCGGTGCCATCTCCGTCACGGAGCGCGCCGCCTACATCGGCCGCGTGCGCACGCTGTCGCGCCTCGTCGCCCAAGCCTACTACGATTCCCGCGAACGCCTTGGCTTCCCGATGCTGGGCAGCGCCACCGCAGAATGA
- the glyS gene encoding glycine--tRNA ligase subunit beta — protein sequence MTQTLLIELLTEELPPKALSKLGTAFAAGIVGGLKSRDFLADDSVATTYATPRRLAVSITNVRDVSPDKSIREKVLPVTVALDKEGNPTAPLAKKLAALGFPDLQVADLERAQDGKAESFFYTYTAPGSPLQTGLQTALEESVAKLPIPKVMSYQRPDGATVQFVRPAHSLIALYGDKVLPLTLLGLTAANVTDGHRFLTAPGQRAVTVPHADAYATTLIEQAKVIPSFDARKEQIRTALLEKAGADQVLMPEALLEEVTSLVEWPVVYECRFEEEFLAVPQECLILTMQTNQKYFALTDTDGKLRSRFLIVSNIATDTPQAIIGGNERVVRPRLSDAKFFFEQDKKKTLASRIDQLRNVVYHNKLGTQYERTDRVMALAGNIAERIGADQTLAERAALLAKADLLTDMVGEFPELQGIMGTYYARHDKEEEEVALAISEHYQPRFAGDALPTTASGTVVALADKLETLVGIWSIGLQPTGDKDPFALRRHALGVLRMMIEKRLPVALSKLLEDAVSSFTGRPGFVDPRADVTTFMMDRLRGILREKGFTPNEIEAVVAQNPDRLDDIVQRLEAVQAFAALPESSSLAAANKRITNILKKNEEALAQAGTVNPALLQDTAEKNLAAAVTRVQPQVDAAFAAGDFTGTLKTLAQLRDDVDAFFNDVMVMAEDIGLRNNRLALLSSLHGMMNRVADISKLAA from the coding sequence ATGACCCAGACTCTCCTGATTGAACTGCTGACCGAAGAACTGCCGCCGAAGGCCCTGTCCAAACTGGGCACCGCCTTTGCCGCCGGCATCGTGGGTGGCCTGAAATCGCGCGATTTCCTCGCCGACGACAGCGTCGCCACCACGTACGCTACCCCACGCCGCCTGGCGGTGTCGATCACCAACGTGCGCGACGTCTCGCCGGACAAGTCGATCCGCGAAAAAGTGCTGCCCGTGACGGTGGCGCTGGACAAGGAAGGCAACCCGACCGCGCCGCTGGCGAAAAAGCTGGCCGCGCTTGGCTTCCCCGACCTGCAGGTGGCCGACCTGGAACGCGCCCAGGACGGCAAGGCGGAAAGCTTCTTCTACACGTACACCGCACCGGGCTCGCCGCTGCAAACGGGCCTGCAAACGGCGCTGGAGGAATCGGTCGCCAAGCTGCCGATCCCTAAGGTGATGAGCTACCAGCGTCCCGACGGCGCCACCGTGCAGTTCGTGCGTCCCGCCCACAGCCTGATCGCGCTGTACGGCGACAAGGTGCTGCCACTGACCTTGCTGGGCCTGACGGCGGCCAACGTCACCGACGGTCACCGCTTCCTGACCGCACCTGGCCAGCGCGCCGTGACGGTGCCGCATGCCGACGCGTATGCCACCACGCTGATCGAACAGGCCAAGGTGATCCCGTCGTTCGACGCGCGCAAGGAGCAGATCCGCACGGCGCTGCTGGAAAAAGCCGGCGCCGACCAGGTCCTGATGCCCGAAGCGCTGCTGGAAGAAGTGACGTCGCTGGTCGAATGGCCCGTTGTCTACGAATGCCGTTTTGAGGAGGAATTCCTGGCCGTGCCGCAGGAATGCCTGATCCTGACGATGCAGACGAACCAGAAATACTTCGCGCTGACGGACACGGACGGCAAGCTGCGCTCGCGCTTCCTGATCGTCTCGAACATCGCCACCGACACGCCGCAGGCCATCATCGGCGGCAACGAGCGCGTGGTGCGCCCGCGCCTGTCGGATGCCAAGTTCTTCTTCGAGCAGGACAAGAAGAAGACGCTGGCATCGCGGATCGACCAGCTGCGCAACGTTGTCTACCATAACAAACTGGGCACGCAGTACGAGCGCACCGATCGCGTGATGGCGCTGGCCGGCAATATCGCCGAACGCATCGGCGCCGATCAGACGCTGGCCGAACGCGCGGCGCTGCTGGCAAAGGCCGACCTGCTGACCGACATGGTGGGTGAGTTCCCGGAACTGCAGGGCATCATGGGCACGTACTACGCGCGCCACGACAAGGAAGAGGAGGAAGTCGCGCTGGCGATTTCCGAGCACTACCAGCCGCGCTTTGCCGGCGATGCGCTGCCCACGACGGCGTCGGGCACCGTCGTCGCGCTGGCCGACAAGCTGGAAACGCTGGTCGGCATCTGGTCGATCGGCCTGCAGCCCACCGGCGACAAGGACCCGTTCGCGCTGCGCCGCCACGCCCTCGGCGTGCTGCGCATGATGATCGAGAAACGCCTTCCCGTGGCGCTCAGTAAACTGCTGGAAGATGCCGTATCGTCGTTCACGGGCCGGCCAGGCTTTGTCGACCCGCGCGCCGACGTCACCACGTTCATGATGGACCGCCTGCGCGGCATCCTGCGCGAAAAGGGCTTTACGCCGAACGAGATCGAAGCGGTCGTGGCGCAGAATCCGGACCGGCTGGACGACATCGTGCAGCGCCTGGAAGCGGTGCAGGCGTTTGCCGCGCTGCCGGAATCGAGCTCGCTGGCCGCGGCCAACAAGCGCATCACCAACATCCTGAAAAAGAACGAGGAAGCGCTGGCGCAAGCCGGCACCGTCAACCCTGCCCTGCTGCAGGACACGGCCGAGAAGAACCTGGCCGCCGCCGTCACGCGCGTGCAGCCGCAGGTCGATGCCGCGTTTGCCGCCGGCGACTTCACCGGCACCCTGAAGACGCTGGCGCAGCTGCGCGACGACGTCGACGCGTTCTTCAACGACGTGATGGTGATGGCCGAAGACATCGGGCTGCGCAATAATCGCCTGGCCCTGTTGTCTTCGTTGCACGGCATGATGAACCGCGTCGCGGACATCTCGAAACTGGCAGCGTAA
- the gmhB gene encoding D-glycero-beta-D-manno-heptose 1,7-bisphosphate 7-phosphatase: protein MPQPPHPKLIILDRDGVINHDSPDFIKSPDEWIPIPGSLEAIARLNQAGYRVVVASNQSGIARQFFDITTLNAIHAKMHRLALQVGAEIEAVFFCPHAAADNCDCRKPKPGMFAEISKRYQVSLKGVPTVGDSLRDLQAGFISGCVPFLVMTGKGEKTHVTGGLPPGTLSFPDLAATVQHILKQSAAPTAAVN, encoded by the coding sequence ATGCCCCAGCCGCCGCACCCGAAGCTGATCATCCTGGACCGGGATGGCGTGATCAACCACGATTCGCCGGACTTCATCAAGTCGCCCGACGAGTGGATTCCCATCCCCGGTTCGCTGGAAGCGATCGCGCGCCTGAACCAGGCGGGGTATCGCGTGGTGGTTGCGTCGAACCAGTCCGGCATCGCGCGCCAGTTCTTCGACATCACGACCCTGAACGCGATCCATGCCAAGATGCACCGGCTGGCGCTGCAGGTCGGGGCTGAGATCGAAGCCGTGTTCTTCTGCCCGCACGCGGCGGCGGACAACTGTGACTGCCGCAAGCCCAAGCCGGGCATGTTCGCGGAGATCTCGAAGCGCTATCAAGTCAGCCTGAAAGGCGTGCCGACGGTGGGCGATTCGCTGCGCGACCTGCAGGCAGGCTTCATCAGCGGGTGCGTGCCGTTCCTCGTCATGACGGGCAAGGGCGAGAAGACGCACGTCACGGGCGGCCTGCCACCGGGGACGCTGTCGTTCCCCGACCTGGCCGCCACCGTGCAGCACATACTGAAACAATCCGCCGCGCCCACCGCAGCGGTCAACTGA
- a CDS encoding lysophospholipid acyltransferase family protein gives MRKAVLFLRSLLFAVVMAIATVIWCFVCMLAAPLPYNKRYYVTSRWNVFIIWCAKVICGIRYEFKGYENFPDSPAIVLSKHQSAWETIFLLANLPRPLVFVFKKEILYIPFFGWGIALLRMIPIDRKQGKNAFRMVVAHGKRRLKDGQWIIMFPEGTRIPVGQAGKYKSGGTRLAIETKVPVVPIAVNSGECWPKNSFIKYPGKITVSVGKPIPSEGQTPDGMMEQVEQWIESEMRVISPHAYNAG, from the coding sequence TTGCGTAAAGCCGTACTGTTTTTGCGTTCCCTGTTGTTTGCGGTCGTGATGGCGATTGCCACCGTGATCTGGTGCTTCGTCTGCATGCTGGCCGCGCCGCTGCCATACAACAAACGCTATTACGTCACGTCGCGCTGGAACGTGTTCATCATCTGGTGCGCGAAGGTCATCTGCGGCATCCGTTACGAGTTCAAGGGTTACGAGAATTTCCCCGATTCGCCGGCGATCGTGCTGTCGAAACACCAGTCGGCATGGGAGACGATCTTTCTGCTGGCGAACCTGCCGCGACCCCTCGTGTTCGTGTTCAAGAAGGAGATCCTGTACATCCCCTTCTTCGGCTGGGGCATCGCGCTGTTGCGGATGATCCCCATTGACCGCAAACAGGGCAAGAATGCGTTCAGAATGGTGGTGGCGCATGGCAAACGCCGCCTGAAAGACGGCCAATGGATTATCATGTTCCCTGAAGGGACACGCATCCCCGTCGGCCAGGCCGGCAAGTACAAGAGCGGCGGCACGCGCCTCGCGATCGAGACCAAAGTACCGGTCGTACCGATCGCCGTGAACTCGGGCGAGTGCTGGCCAAAGAATTCGTTTATCAAATATCCGGGCAAGATCACGGTGTCGGTCGGTAAGCCGATTCCGTCGGAAGGGCAGACGCCCGATGGCATGATGGAACAGGTGGAACAGTGGATAGAATCAGAAATGCGCGTCATTTCGCCCCACGCCTACAACGCTGGCTAG
- a CDS encoding M48 family metallopeptidase, translated as MDRIRNARHFAPRLQRWLDELATNRSAAQGDGEQPGAPRLDLFAGGVTPAAPSSAASSVSAASPSAVPSPTVPSSFPVPAPATVNLLRPPVPLRRPDPVVTPVPGLDKRQTLVGEFVLEYTLRRSTRNSIGFMIDDDGLRITAPRRCTIADIENAIHAKRNWIMTKLDERRQRRAARLEKPPVEWKDGAKLPYLGGEITLRLYVAPRNRTEFNPATQELSMGLVSGATEQLVKERARNWYKQQAEGLFQQRLDLYAPRVGVQYSAFSLSSADTRWGSCTVQRAIRLNWKLLQFSLPLIDYVVAHELAHIHEMNHSPRFWAHVGRVYPQYEEAKQLLRRRSQELTPLWT; from the coding sequence GTGGATAGAATCAGAAATGCGCGTCATTTCGCCCCACGCCTACAACGCTGGCTAGACGAACTGGCCACGAACAGGTCGGCGGCGCAGGGTGACGGCGAACAGCCAGGCGCCCCGCGGCTCGACCTGTTTGCAGGTGGCGTCACTCCGGCGGCGCCATCGTCCGCCGCTTCTTCCGTCAGTGCCGCTTCGCCTTCCGCCGTACCCTCTCCCACCGTTCCTTCGTCGTTCCCCGTTCCCGCTCCCGCCACCGTGAATCTGCTGCGCCCACCGGTGCCGCTGCGCCGTCCCGACCCCGTCGTCACGCCGGTTCCCGGCCTGGACAAGCGCCAGACGCTGGTGGGCGAATTCGTCCTCGAGTACACGCTGCGCCGCTCGACCCGCAACTCGATCGGCTTCATGATCGACGACGATGGCCTGCGCATCACGGCCCCCAGGCGCTGCACGATCGCCGACATCGAAAACGCGATCCACGCCAAGCGCAACTGGATCATGACGAAGCTGGACGAGCGCCGCCAGCGCCGCGCCGCGCGGCTGGAAAAGCCGCCAGTGGAATGGAAGGACGGCGCGAAACTGCCCTACCTGGGCGGCGAAATCACGCTGCGGCTGTACGTTGCGCCGCGCAACCGCACCGAGTTCAATCCGGCCACACAGGAACTGTCGATGGGCCTGGTGTCCGGCGCCACCGAGCAGCTGGTCAAGGAGCGCGCCAGGAACTGGTACAAGCAGCAGGCCGAGGGACTGTTCCAGCAACGCCTGGACCTGTATGCTCCGCGCGTGGGGGTGCAGTATTCGGCGTTCTCGCTGTCCTCGGCGGATACGCGTTGGGGCTCCTGTACCGTGCAGCGCGCCATTCGCCTGAACTGGAAGCTGCTGCAATTCTCGCTGCCCCTGATCGATTACGTGGTCGCGCACGAGCTGGCGCACATCCACGAAATGAACCACAGCCCCCGCTTCTGGGCCCATGTCGGGCGCGTCTACCCGCAGTACGAGGAAGCCAAACAATTGCTGCGGCGCCGTTCGCAGGAGTTGACGCCATTGTGGACGTAA
- a CDS encoding alpha-ketoglutarate-dependent dioxygenase AlkB, with amino-acid sequence MWIDSRRLPDFEVPINCDDEWRSGMLAEASLRDEGVYWAAPIPLTAIAEFSVATEAERTRLAAMSKGFANLADFDQPLIVKHVAFRETSARHPGVNALRPPAVWNALRGAAAMAVWSVPSTPPWLSTLCRAFASRRILESNAACAWWNEPPWVEAGARTETDSRDLALWRAMIDTFTVHRIREGWNRRDLLGEIIGKAAAEFGGRELFAALEEDTALLLGDQKVIDIADGDRDPLGMALQLVLLRPTADRFETWKTDLPGMQPAVWMTAAALAGLITGYRDLEPRFTGLPEGRYWLALRTWRMQSSSQPALVWPWYDDEDPVWSAEDASLSIRAGGTLLAQRRQNSRGRWYLSDLKDRHVRDAALALVQARQPSLAHPVIRIADGALSWSGEGSVRISNRRIVVKGAITLALSDSLTLNHDIDEEGFKHWISHASIAKQLPDPPQPQTLAPMSQRIMAPRQASLLAEHEDSNVPGLLCVPEFITADEERQLIEAVDRAVWLDDLSRRVQHYGWRYDYKARKLSPGGYLGPLPAWAMPLATRLVAAGLTEEMPDQVIVNEYIGKQGIAAHVDCESCFRGAIVTISLLESWEMIFSHRVSKNKTSVVLERGSAIVMQGEARHEWTHEIRKRLNEKWGKRGRRVSLTFRKANIAGVSEKS; translated from the coding sequence ATGTGGATTGATTCCAGACGCCTGCCTGACTTTGAAGTACCAATCAACTGCGATGATGAATGGCGTTCGGGCATGCTCGCAGAAGCGAGCCTGCGCGACGAAGGCGTGTATTGGGCTGCGCCGATTCCTTTGACCGCCATTGCGGAGTTTTCGGTTGCAACAGAAGCGGAAAGGACCCGGCTTGCCGCGATGAGTAAAGGCTTCGCGAACCTCGCCGATTTCGACCAGCCGCTTATTGTGAAACACGTGGCTTTTCGCGAAACGTCGGCACGGCATCCAGGTGTCAACGCATTGCGCCCGCCTGCGGTATGGAACGCACTGCGCGGCGCCGCGGCAATGGCCGTATGGAGCGTGCCGTCCACGCCACCCTGGTTGAGTACCCTCTGTCGAGCTTTCGCAAGCAGACGGATCCTCGAGAGTAATGCTGCTTGCGCATGGTGGAACGAGCCACCTTGGGTAGAAGCCGGGGCCCGGACAGAGACCGATTCCAGGGACCTGGCGCTATGGCGGGCGATGATCGACACGTTCACAGTGCATCGTATCAGGGAGGGGTGGAACCGCCGCGACTTGCTTGGCGAAATCATCGGTAAGGCTGCTGCCGAGTTTGGAGGCCGGGAGCTATTTGCCGCACTGGAGGAAGACACTGCATTGTTGCTTGGCGACCAAAAAGTTATTGATATCGCCGACGGCGATCGGGACCCGCTCGGAATGGCGCTGCAATTAGTCCTGCTGCGGCCAACGGCCGATCGGTTTGAAACGTGGAAGACAGATCTGCCAGGAATGCAGCCAGCCGTGTGGATGACTGCGGCAGCACTGGCAGGCCTGATTACCGGATATCGTGATCTTGAACCCAGGTTTACCGGATTGCCCGAAGGAAGGTATTGGCTGGCGCTTCGGACCTGGCGGATGCAGTCGTCGTCTCAACCTGCGCTGGTATGGCCTTGGTATGATGATGAGGATCCAGTATGGAGCGCAGAAGATGCATCCCTGAGTATTCGCGCAGGCGGCACCCTTCTGGCGCAGCGCAGGCAAAACAGCCGTGGCCGTTGGTATCTCAGCGACCTGAAGGATCGGCACGTACGCGACGCTGCGCTTGCGCTGGTGCAGGCCCGACAACCCTCGTTAGCGCATCCTGTTATCCGCATCGCCGACGGAGCCCTGAGCTGGTCTGGCGAAGGCAGTGTACGCATTTCCAACCGCCGCATCGTTGTCAAGGGGGCGATCACACTAGCCTTATCGGATTCACTGACGCTGAATCACGATATCGATGAGGAAGGCTTCAAGCACTGGATATCGCATGCTTCTATCGCGAAGCAACTGCCAGACCCACCCCAGCCGCAGACGCTAGCGCCGATGTCGCAACGGATCATGGCACCCAGACAGGCCTCATTGTTGGCCGAACATGAGGATTCCAATGTGCCCGGGCTTCTCTGCGTGCCTGAATTTATTACCGCCGACGAGGAGCGCCAGCTGATAGAGGCCGTGGATCGCGCGGTGTGGCTCGACGACTTGTCCCGCCGTGTGCAGCATTATGGTTGGCGCTACGATTATAAAGCCCGCAAGTTGAGCCCTGGCGGATACCTTGGGCCATTACCAGCTTGGGCGATGCCGCTGGCTACACGCTTGGTCGCAGCTGGATTAACGGAAGAAATGCCGGATCAAGTCATTGTTAACGAGTACATCGGGAAGCAAGGCATTGCCGCGCATGTCGATTGTGAGTCCTGCTTCCGCGGCGCGATTGTGACCATAAGCCTCCTTGAATCATGGGAGATGATCTTCAGCCACCGCGTGAGTAAGAATAAGACATCGGTAGTGCTGGAAAGAGGCAGCGCTATCGTTATGCAGGGGGAGGCTCGCCACGAGTGGACCCATGAAATCCGAAAACGTTTGAATGAAAAGTGGGGCAAGCGCGGCCGGCGGGTGTCTTTGACATTTCGCAAGGCGAATATCGCCGGGGTTAGCGAGAAGAGCTAG
- a CDS encoding ATP-binding protein — protein MMNLPKLDDLIDEQMTAFEQPFDQHMFVVGPPGSGKTALAVLRARQASNEGKRVVLVTKNRMLAALAKQQLEGIRCVTMNAYVSTEYMRLDRGYIPELRRYVYDWDRVCADFAEDGAKAPCDHLIVDEGQNLPAGFFRWAIAFGGGFLTVFADENQTTNDEHASLSDIRAAGLPAPIRLTRNHRNTPEIARVAEHFHRAEHAIPAIAVRPRSGDIPELIAVADWDALATRIAYRFQNQAGSIGVIVGRKDDTDVLRANLLALLPGGRVDAYTSNSEPGQEDAILTYEPGITVLTDKAVIGLEFDAVFLQGVQDALPCRTLAQFRQMYMLCARAKHMLTVVNGVTPLSKAQIDALPPPNLLTR, from the coding sequence ATGATGAATTTACCGAAACTGGACGATTTGATCGACGAACAGATGACGGCCTTCGAACAGCCGTTTGACCAGCACATGTTTGTGGTTGGTCCTCCAGGCTCAGGCAAAACCGCGCTCGCGGTACTGCGAGCGCGGCAGGCCAGCAATGAGGGAAAACGTGTCGTCCTGGTAACGAAGAATCGGATGCTCGCGGCGCTGGCGAAACAACAGCTCGAAGGCATACGATGTGTAACGATGAATGCGTATGTCTCGACGGAGTATATGCGGCTCGACCGCGGTTATATACCCGAACTAAGGCGTTACGTGTACGATTGGGATCGCGTGTGCGCCGACTTTGCCGAGGATGGTGCGAAGGCCCCCTGTGATCACCTGATCGTCGATGAGGGGCAAAATCTTCCTGCCGGCTTCTTTCGATGGGCGATTGCCTTCGGTGGGGGCTTTCTCACCGTTTTCGCTGACGAGAACCAGACGACCAATGATGAGCACGCGTCATTGAGCGATATCCGAGCAGCAGGGTTGCCAGCGCCGATCAGGTTGACGCGAAATCATCGCAATACGCCCGAGATAGCTCGTGTAGCAGAGCACTTTCACCGCGCCGAGCATGCGATTCCCGCGATTGCCGTACGCCCGCGTAGTGGCGACATTCCTGAACTGATTGCTGTCGCAGACTGGGATGCGCTGGCGACGCGTATTGCGTACAGATTTCAAAACCAGGCAGGCTCCATCGGTGTGATTGTCGGACGAAAAGATGACACGGACGTCTTGCGGGCAAATCTTCTGGCGCTATTGCCGGGAGGACGAGTTGACGCATACACTAGCAACAGTGAACCCGGCCAGGAGGATGCCATACTCACATATGAACCAGGCATCACGGTGTTGACCGACAAGGCCGTCATTGGACTCGAATTCGATGCCGTATTTCTGCAGGGTGTCCAGGATGCCTTACCCTGTAGAACGCTGGCACAGTTCCGGCAGATGTACATGCTATGTGCCCGAGCCAAGCATATGCTGACAGTCGTAAATGGTGTAACGCCACTGTCGAAGGCACAGATCGACGCGCTGCCTCCTCCAAATCTGCTGACCCGATGA
- the waaA gene encoding lipid IV(A) 3-deoxy-D-manno-octulosonic acid transferase has product MRHVYTLVWWLALPLVLLRLWLRGRKEPGYRRHWNERLGIYGRRAANDEPLTIWVHAVSVGETRAAEPLVDALLKQYPRGRIVLTHMTPTGRATGKSLFAKHGARLVQSYLPYDMPGLVRRFIRHFEPRLCILMETEVWPNLIAGCARARVPVVLANARLSDRSLRKAQKLGKVMRDAAAEISLVAAQTEDDAARVRSLGAANVAVTGSIKFDVVVPPAMVATGMHLREWFGRQRPVLLCASTREGEEELILDAFKAARATLPPATLLLIVPRHPQRFDAVESMVRERSLSVRRRSQLAEGVDADTSVVLGDSMGEMFAYYAACDVAFIGGSLQPLGGQNLIEAAALGKPVLIGQHTFNFAQVTEDALAAGGAMRVADAADLMMQAGQLLANDTARAAMGRHALAFANLHRGATARTIALLPPLAD; this is encoded by the coding sequence ATCCGCCACGTCTACACGCTGGTCTGGTGGCTGGCGCTGCCGCTGGTGCTGTTGCGCCTGTGGCTGCGCGGCCGCAAGGAGCCGGGTTATCGCCGCCACTGGAACGAGCGGCTGGGCATTTACGGCCGGCGCGCCGCCAACGACGAGCCGCTGACGATCTGGGTGCACGCCGTCTCGGTTGGCGAAACGCGTGCGGCCGAGCCGCTCGTCGACGCACTGCTGAAACAGTATCCGCGCGGACGCATCGTGCTGACGCACATGACGCCCACGGGCCGTGCCACCGGCAAGAGCCTGTTCGCGAAGCACGGCGCCCGGCTCGTGCAATCCTATCTGCCGTACGACATGCCGGGATTGGTACGCCGCTTCATCCGTCATTTCGAACCGCGCCTTTGCATCCTGATGGAGACGGAAGTGTGGCCGAACCTGATCGCAGGCTGCGCGCGCGCGCGCGTGCCGGTGGTGCTGGCCAATGCGCGCCTGTCGGATCGCTCGCTGCGCAAGGCGCAAAAGCTGGGGAAGGTGATGCGCGACGCGGCCGCCGAGATATCGCTGGTGGCCGCGCAGACGGAAGACGATGCCGCGCGCGTGCGTTCGCTCGGCGCGGCCAACGTGGCCGTCACCGGCTCCATCAAGTTCGACGTGGTGGTGCCGCCGGCAATGGTCGCCACTGGCATGCACCTGCGCGAATGGTTTGGCCGGCAGCGGCCCGTGCTGCTGTGCGCCAGCACGCGCGAGGGCGAGGAGGAACTGATCCTTGATGCGTTCAAGGCTGCCCGAGCGACACTGCCACCCGCTACGCTGCTGCTGATCGTGCCGCGCCACCCCCAGCGCTTCGATGCCGTCGAGTCGATGGTCCGTGAGCGGTCACTGTCGGTGCGCAGGCGCTCGCAGCTCGCCGAAGGCGTGGATGCGGACACCAGCGTTGTGCTGGGTGACTCGATGGGCGAAATGTTCGCCTATTATGCTGCCTGCGACGTCGCCTTCATCGGCGGCAGCCTGCAGCCGCTGGGCGGCCAGAACCTGATCGAAGCGGCAGCGCTGGGCAAGCCCGTCCTGATCGGCCAGCACACGTTCAACTTTGCCCAGGTGACGGAAGACGCGCTCGCCGCCGGCGGCGCCATGCGCGTGGCCGATGCGGCCGACCTGATGATGCAGGCGGGCCAGCTGCTGGCCAACGACACGGCGCGCGCGGCAATGGGCCGCCATGCGCTGGCCTTCGCCAATCTGCACCGGGGCGCCACCGCCCGTACCATCGCGCTGCTGCCGCCGTTGGCGGATTGA
- the waaC gene encoding lipopolysaccharide heptosyltransferase I: MNILLVRVSSLGDVLHNMPIVADIRRHFPNAQIDWVVEEGYVSLVRLNPMVRNIIPFALRRWRKKLSDKSVRGEIGQFFRTLREVEYDYVFDTQGLLKTGVIMGAARVVRGGQKVGLANGSEGSGYEGISRIFHSKSIPLDPRTHAVARGRLVVAAALGYRVDTPANFGLPDVAPDAARPAWMPAEPYVVYFHGTARDAKKWAPANWIELGQALALMPILLPWGSPKEKAEAETLAAALPNARVLPQLSMADAVLLARHAALAVGVDTGLTHIAAAFSRPVVEIYCDSPRWKTEGNWSPKIVNLGDRGAPPAAAEVIAAAKSLLAPR; encoded by the coding sequence ATGAATATCCTGCTGGTGCGCGTCTCCTCGCTGGGAGACGTGCTGCATAACATGCCGATCGTGGCGGACATCCGTCGCCACTTTCCCAACGCGCAGATCGACTGGGTGGTGGAGGAGGGCTACGTGAGCCTCGTCCGCCTGAATCCCATGGTGCGCAACATCATTCCGTTCGCCTTGCGGCGCTGGCGCAAGAAGCTGTCGGACAAATCGGTGCGCGGCGAAATCGGGCAGTTCTTCCGCACCTTGCGCGAAGTCGAATACGACTACGTGTTCGACACGCAGGGCCTCCTGAAGACTGGCGTCATCATGGGCGCCGCCCGGGTCGTGCGCGGCGGCCAGAAGGTCGGTCTGGCCAACGGCAGCGAGGGTTCCGGCTACGAAGGCATCTCGCGCATCTTCCATTCCAAAAGCATTCCGCTCGATCCGCGCACGCATGCCGTCGCGCGAGGACGCCTGGTCGTTGCCGCCGCGCTGGGTTACCGGGTCGATACGCCGGCTAACTTCGGCCTGCCCGACGTAGCGCCCGACGCCGCCAGGCCGGCGTGGATGCCGGCCGAACCCTACGTCGTCTACTTCCACGGCACGGCGCGCGACGCCAAGAAATGGGCCCCCGCCAACTGGATCGAACTGGGTCAGGCGCTGGCCTTGATGCCCATCCTGCTGCCATGGGGCTCGCCGAAAGAAAAGGCCGAAGCCGAAACGCTCGCGGCGGCACTGCCGAACGCGCGCGTGCTGCCGCAACTGTCGATGGCCGATGCCGTGCTGCTGGCGCGCCATGCCGCGCTGGCCGTCGGCGTCGACACGGGACTGACGCACATCGCCGCCGCCTTCAGCCGGCCGGTGGTGGAAATCTACTGCGATTCGCCGCGCTGGAAGACGGAAGGCAACTGGTCGCCGAAGATCGTCAATCTGGGCGACCGGGGCGCACCGCCTGCGGCGGCCGAGGTGATCGCCGCGGCCAAGAGCCTGCTCGCGCCGCGATGA